The following are encoded in a window of Megalobrama amblycephala isolate DHTTF-2021 linkage group LG19, ASM1881202v1, whole genome shotgun sequence genomic DNA:
- the terb1 gene encoding telomere repeats-binding bouquet formation protein 1 isoform X5: protein MEATKTDLRILLECLKYQMKWPGSQKQALLTIISICKQSGQYVEFFREIGGISFIYNLSKSSTFSQVKETALFTLASLAELHESCKQTLCKEETFRDLAQHLEQKMPLTEKRVAVYMLSVLVANNRCGQTLAKTSRCIETLLNLFRQSFPDSNDSYEQLQLWATVSSALCGSVNNPQNEENQNVCMRVFPLVKTWLQEVALPRAELAQPICSFIGMTVANNPCAQEYFVSVGGLNSLSDTLTRVLSQSAHSPAACKMATVITKTLSACISNNEQLVSSLSELRVIPGLLCLLSSPNLDQQDKLAVVLTIGHLTDACVEHQSQLLSAGGLPVMISLLTEASDEEIRKAAVFVLHTCKRITESLGAGMSSMDLQDCDLERHRQSAGEILQRIQHLEKKMGVKLWERDIESQQRSMQRSASSVECNEAMWECSVMRKVKGHHRVCEELHITPAGTLEHPITNEIPYNQESLQCVSSDECLSPAQVTHFKRSSWEKGKEREHEQMRENERSDNQERRREREIKKRDMEIKSERVAKRLKMMNLDSDVNGNKHLQHCSTPARRSRDTQRPDIFRHPDPMKRNQCTRTLLDDEMSLCSELLDREILKPPSPNKPRNLRCAGCVKHMNEMDSRSFGVVLRNCRFQCDFHQVLQEAEDRFKSSQQLEKSSHTLTRAHINTHGKNREHSTCADEDNKRSKMEKHRLSHQPSDGCFRLTPLRRPCETYSFRLTPLRRPCETYGPDMEENMDHRHLKRTSECWHPKNSQREAELVC, encoded by the exons ATGGAAG CTACCAAGACAGATTTGCGTATTTTACTGGAATGTCTGAAATACCAGATGAAATGGCCTGGCTCACAGAAACAAGCCCTTCTCACTATCATCTCAATCTGCAAACAAAGTG GTCAGTATGTGGAGTTCTTCAGAGAGATTGGAGGAATTTCCTTCATCTATAACCTGTCAAAGTCCAGCACTTTCTCTCAGGTTAAAGAGACCGCTCTATTTACACTTGCATCCTTAGCTGAATTGCATG AGAGCTGTAAACAGACACTGTGCAAAGAGGAGACGTTTCGTGACTTAGCGCAGCATCTGGAACAGAAAATGCCACTTACGGAGAAAAGAGTAGCGGTGTACATGCTGTCTGTATTGGTTGCCAACAACA GATGTGGACAGACTCTTGCTAAGACCTCCAGGTGTATCGAAACCTTGCTCAATTTGTTCAG GCAAAGTTTTCCGGATTctaatgactcttatgagcagCTGCAGTTGTGGGCCACTGTGTCTAGTGCTCTCTGTGGCTCTGTCAACAACCCTCAGAATG AGGAGAATCAGAACGTATGTATGCGTGTGTTTCCCCTGGTGAAGACCTGGCTGCAGGAAGTGGCTTTGCCCAGGGCAGAGCTGGCACAGCCAATATGCTcatttattggcatgactgtgGCAAACAACC CTTGTGCTCAGGAGTATTTTGTGTCAGTGGGAGGCCTGAATTCACTCTCAGACACTCTTACTAGAGTTTTGTCTCAGTCGGCACACAGTCCTGCTGCTTGTAAGATGGCTACGGTAATCACTAAAACACTGTCTGCCTGCATCTCCAACAACG AGCAGTTGGTATCTTCTTTATCAGAGTTGAGGGTTATTCCAGGGCTGTTGTGTCTGTTGTCAAGCCCAAACCTCGACCAACAAGACAAACTCGCAGTGGTGCTGACAATTGGACACCTCACGGATGCCTGTG TAGAGCATCAGTCTCAGTTGTTGTCGGCTGGAGGTTTGCCAGTTATGATTTCTCTGCTCACTGAGGCCAGTGATGAAGAGATCAGAAAGGCAGCTGTGTTCGTTCTGCACACCTGCAAAAGAATCA CTGAATCATTAGGCGCAGGCATGTCTAGTATGGATCTACAGGATTGTGACTTAGAGAGACACCGGCAGTCAGCTGGAGAAATCCTCCAGAGAATACAGCATCTAGAGAAAAAG ATGGGTGTGAAACTGTGGGAAAGAGACATTGAAAGCCAGCAGCGCAGCATGCAGAGGTCGGCCTCATCTGTGGAATGTAATGAGGCAATGTGGGAGTGTTCTGTGATGcgaaaggtcaaaggtcatcaTCGAGTATGTGAGGAGTTACACATAACTCCTGCAGGAACTCTAGAACATCcaatcacaaatgaaatacCGTACAACCAAGAGAGCTTG CAGTGTGTCAGCTCTGACGAGTGTTTGAGTCCTGCCCAAGTCACTCACTTCAAACGCTCTAGCTGGGAAAAGGGCAAAGAAAGAGAGCATGAACAAatgagagagaatgagaggagTGACAACCAGgaaagaaggagagagagagagattaaaaaGAGAGACATGGAGATTAAATCTGAAAGAGTGGCGAAGAGATTAAAGATGATGAATCTAGACTCAGACGTTAATGGCAACAAACATCTCCAGCACTGCAGCACGCCAGCAAGGCGCAGCAGAGATACACAGCg CCCAGATATTTTCAGACATCCTGATCCCATGAAGAGAAACCAGTGCACACGCACTCTCTTAGATG ATGAGATGTCTCTGTGCTCTGAGCTGTTAGACAGAGAAATTCTGAAGCCGCCCTCTCCCAATAAACCCAGGAATCTACGCTGTGCAG GTTGTGTGAAACATATGAATGAGATGGACAGTCGTTCATTTGGCGTCGTGTTGCGTAACTGCAGGTTTCAGTGTGACTTTCACCAGGTGCTACAAGAGGCTGAGGATCGATTCAAAAGCAGCCAGCAGTTAGAGAAGTCTAGTCACACTTTAACACGCGCTCACATCAACACACACGGCAAAAACAGAGAGCACAGCACATGCGCTGATGAGGATAATAAGAGGAGCAAGATGGAAAAACACAGACTGAGTCACCAACCATCAGACGGAT GTTTTAGGCTCACACCTCTGAGAAGGCCGTGTGAAACATACA GTTTTAGACTCACACCACTGAGAAGGCCGTGTGAAACATACG GCCCAGACATGGAAGAGAACATGGATCACAGACATCTGAAGAGAACCTCAGAATGCTGGCACCCAAAAAAT TCACAGAGAGAGGCGGAACTGGTCTGCTGA
- the terb1 gene encoding telomere repeats-binding bouquet formation protein 1 isoform X4, with protein MEATKTDLRILLECLKYQMKWPGSQKQALLTIISICKQSGQYVEFFREIGGISFIYNLSKSSTFSQVKETALFTLASLAELHESCKQTLCKEETFRDLAQHLEQKMPLTEKRVAVYMLSVLVANNRCGQTLAKTSRCIETLLNLFRQSFPDSNDSYEQLQLWATVSSALCGSVNNPQNEENQNVCMRVFPLVKTWLQEVALPRAELAQPICSFIGMTVANNPCAQEYFVSVGGLNSLSDTLTRVLSQSAHSPAACKMATVITKTLSACISNNEQLVSSLSELRVIPGLLCLLSSPNLDQQDKLAVVLTIGHLTDACVEHQSQLLSAGGLPVMISLLTEASDEEIRKAAVFVLHTCKRITESLGAGMSSMDLQDCDLERHRQSAGEILQRIQHLEKKMGVKLWERDIESQQRSMQRSASSVECNEAMWECSVMRKVKGHHRVCEELHITPAGTLEHPITNEIPYNQESLQCVSSDECLSPAQVTHFKRSSWEKGKEREHEQMRENERSDNQERRREREIKKRDMEIKSERVAKRLKMMNLDSDVNGNKHLQHCSTPARRSRDTQRPDIFRHPDPMKRNQCTRTLLDDEMSLCSELLDREILKPPSPNKPRNLRCAGCVKHMNEMDSRSFGVVLRNCRFQCDFHQVLQEAEDRFKSSQQLEKSSHTLTRAHINTHGKNREHSTCADEDNKRSKMEKHRLSHQPSDGCFRLTPLRRPCETYGPDMEENMDHRHLKRTSECWHPKNTSCSHRERRNWSADELCYLKMGMKRFGRAWNSILWTYPFQPGRTNVDLAKKYRHMQKTKAQGVDLSHAGDV; from the exons ATGGAAG CTACCAAGACAGATTTGCGTATTTTACTGGAATGTCTGAAATACCAGATGAAATGGCCTGGCTCACAGAAACAAGCCCTTCTCACTATCATCTCAATCTGCAAACAAAGTG GTCAGTATGTGGAGTTCTTCAGAGAGATTGGAGGAATTTCCTTCATCTATAACCTGTCAAAGTCCAGCACTTTCTCTCAGGTTAAAGAGACCGCTCTATTTACACTTGCATCCTTAGCTGAATTGCATG AGAGCTGTAAACAGACACTGTGCAAAGAGGAGACGTTTCGTGACTTAGCGCAGCATCTGGAACAGAAAATGCCACTTACGGAGAAAAGAGTAGCGGTGTACATGCTGTCTGTATTGGTTGCCAACAACA GATGTGGACAGACTCTTGCTAAGACCTCCAGGTGTATCGAAACCTTGCTCAATTTGTTCAG GCAAAGTTTTCCGGATTctaatgactcttatgagcagCTGCAGTTGTGGGCCACTGTGTCTAGTGCTCTCTGTGGCTCTGTCAACAACCCTCAGAATG AGGAGAATCAGAACGTATGTATGCGTGTGTTTCCCCTGGTGAAGACCTGGCTGCAGGAAGTGGCTTTGCCCAGGGCAGAGCTGGCACAGCCAATATGCTcatttattggcatgactgtgGCAAACAACC CTTGTGCTCAGGAGTATTTTGTGTCAGTGGGAGGCCTGAATTCACTCTCAGACACTCTTACTAGAGTTTTGTCTCAGTCGGCACACAGTCCTGCTGCTTGTAAGATGGCTACGGTAATCACTAAAACACTGTCTGCCTGCATCTCCAACAACG AGCAGTTGGTATCTTCTTTATCAGAGTTGAGGGTTATTCCAGGGCTGTTGTGTCTGTTGTCAAGCCCAAACCTCGACCAACAAGACAAACTCGCAGTGGTGCTGACAATTGGACACCTCACGGATGCCTGTG TAGAGCATCAGTCTCAGTTGTTGTCGGCTGGAGGTTTGCCAGTTATGATTTCTCTGCTCACTGAGGCCAGTGATGAAGAGATCAGAAAGGCAGCTGTGTTCGTTCTGCACACCTGCAAAAGAATCA CTGAATCATTAGGCGCAGGCATGTCTAGTATGGATCTACAGGATTGTGACTTAGAGAGACACCGGCAGTCAGCTGGAGAAATCCTCCAGAGAATACAGCATCTAGAGAAAAAG ATGGGTGTGAAACTGTGGGAAAGAGACATTGAAAGCCAGCAGCGCAGCATGCAGAGGTCGGCCTCATCTGTGGAATGTAATGAGGCAATGTGGGAGTGTTCTGTGATGcgaaaggtcaaaggtcatcaTCGAGTATGTGAGGAGTTACACATAACTCCTGCAGGAACTCTAGAACATCcaatcacaaatgaaatacCGTACAACCAAGAGAGCTTG CAGTGTGTCAGCTCTGACGAGTGTTTGAGTCCTGCCCAAGTCACTCACTTCAAACGCTCTAGCTGGGAAAAGGGCAAAGAAAGAGAGCATGAACAAatgagagagaatgagaggagTGACAACCAGgaaagaaggagagagagagagattaaaaaGAGAGACATGGAGATTAAATCTGAAAGAGTGGCGAAGAGATTAAAGATGATGAATCTAGACTCAGACGTTAATGGCAACAAACATCTCCAGCACTGCAGCACGCCAGCAAGGCGCAGCAGAGATACACAGCg CCCAGATATTTTCAGACATCCTGATCCCATGAAGAGAAACCAGTGCACACGCACTCTCTTAGATG ATGAGATGTCTCTGTGCTCTGAGCTGTTAGACAGAGAAATTCTGAAGCCGCCCTCTCCCAATAAACCCAGGAATCTACGCTGTGCAG GTTGTGTGAAACATATGAATGAGATGGACAGTCGTTCATTTGGCGTCGTGTTGCGTAACTGCAGGTTTCAGTGTGACTTTCACCAGGTGCTACAAGAGGCTGAGGATCGATTCAAAAGCAGCCAGCAGTTAGAGAAGTCTAGTCACACTTTAACACGCGCTCACATCAACACACACGGCAAAAACAGAGAGCACAGCACATGCGCTGATGAGGATAATAAGAGGAGCAAGATGGAAAAACACAGACTGAGTCACCAACCATCAGACGGAT GTTTTAGACTCACACCACTGAGAAGGCCGTGTGAAACATACG GCCCAGACATGGAAGAGAACATGGATCACAGACATCTGAAGAGAACCTCAGAATGCTGGCACCCAAAAAAT ACTTCATGCAGTCACAGAGAGAGGCGGAACTGGTCTGCTGATGAGTTGTGCTACCTCAAAATGGGTATGAAAAGGTTTGGTAGGGCCTGGAACTCCATCCTCTGGACGTATCCCTTCCAGCCCGGACGCACCAACGTAGATCTGGCCAAGAAGTACCGACACATGCAG AAAACCAAAGCACAAGGTGTGGATCTGTCTCATGCAGGAGATGTATAA